One region of Anaeromyxobacter paludicola genomic DNA includes:
- a CDS encoding nucleotidyltransferase family protein — protein sequence MPLLDAIRALAAFDPPAELPPCDLDDLVNVLESHGLAPMASYQVESRPLGARLPERFRERLLTSYQGVVNDNVFKLVTLKGALRELAGVRAVLLGAAATVDWLYPHLAFRPVGDLRLAVRGEDGARFAAGLGGDFQPASTGAGGHTAVFSDGRIELRIQEGLLEGTADDGGLFDRATPFRAMGPGVARPAPEDALLLAAADQALEGLRSQLVTFVDVRELVRLDLDRATLHARAARLGLSRALHGSLSLTASFFPEVAERTLALLPVLLAGERALVEAVIEGARDPGRLRVLRGEQEAARKVLLGLQG from the coding sequence GTGCCCCTCCTCGACGCCATCCGGGCCCTCGCGGCCTTCGACCCTCCGGCGGAGCTCCCGCCCTGCGACCTCGACGACCTCGTCAACGTGCTCGAGTCGCACGGCCTCGCCCCGATGGCCTCCTATCAGGTCGAGTCGCGGCCGCTGGGCGCTCGCCTGCCCGAGCGCTTCCGGGAGCGGCTCCTCACGAGCTACCAGGGCGTGGTCAACGACAACGTCTTCAAGCTGGTCACGCTCAAGGGGGCGCTGCGCGAGCTCGCCGGGGTGCGCGCGGTGCTGCTCGGCGCGGCGGCCACGGTGGACTGGCTCTACCCGCACCTCGCCTTCCGGCCGGTGGGCGACCTGCGGCTCGCGGTGCGCGGCGAGGACGGGGCCCGCTTCGCGGCCGGGCTCGGCGGGGACTTCCAGCCCGCGTCCACCGGCGCCGGCGGGCACACGGCGGTCTTCTCCGACGGGCGCATCGAGCTGCGCATCCAGGAGGGGCTGCTCGAGGGCACCGCGGACGACGGCGGCCTCTTCGACCGCGCCACGCCGTTCCGCGCCATGGGGCCGGGGGTGGCGCGGCCGGCGCCCGAGGACGCGCTCCTCCTCGCGGCGGCCGACCAGGCGCTCGAGGGGCTCCGGAGCCAGCTCGTCACCTTCGTGGACGTCCGCGAGCTCGTCCGCCTCGACCTCGACCGGGCGACGCTCCACGCGCGGGCCGCGCGGCTCGGCCTCTCGCGCGCGCTCCACGGCTCGCTCTCGCTCACGGCCTCCTTCTTCCCGGAGGTGGCCGAGCGGACGCTCGCCCTGCTGCCCGTACTACTGGCAGGCGAGCGTGCGCTCGTGGAGGCGGTGATCGAGGGGGCGCGCGATCCGGGGCGCCTGCGGGTGCTGCGCGGCGAGCAGGAGGCGGCGCGCAAGGTGCTCCTCGGCCTCCAGGGCTAG
- a CDS encoding UDP-glucose dehydrogenase family protein: MKIAVIGTGYVGLVTGTCFAESGHQVTCVDKDPRKIEILESGRLPIYEPGLDELVKRNARDGRLAFTTRVADAVPGAEVIFIAVGTPPGEDGSADLSYVLAAAEEIGRALTGYAVVVNKSTVPVGSADRVTAVIASVTSEPFDVASNPEFLKEGAAVEDFMKPDRVVVGTPSERARAVMGELYGPFVRVEQPILFMDTRSAELTKYAANAMLATRISFMNDVAALCERMGADVDAVRRGMGSDKRIGFPFLFPGVGYGGSCFPKDVRALLSMGRAAGLDFDLLRAVERVNEKQKQVLLQKAQRHFGSLAGKRFAVWGLAFKPRTDDMREAPSISLIEGLTGAGATVAAHDPVASETARQVLGPHVEITPDAWAAAKGADALFLVTEWSEFRMPDLDRLKATLRQPVLFDGRNIWDAGRMRAAGFTYYGIGRGKS, encoded by the coding sequence GTGAAGATCGCCGTGATCGGCACGGGCTACGTGGGCCTGGTGACCGGAACCTGCTTCGCCGAGTCGGGCCACCAGGTCACCTGCGTGGACAAGGACCCGCGCAAGATCGAGATCCTCGAGTCCGGGCGGCTTCCCATCTACGAGCCCGGCCTCGACGAGCTGGTGAAGCGGAACGCCCGCGACGGCCGCCTCGCCTTCACCACCCGCGTCGCCGACGCGGTCCCCGGCGCCGAGGTGATCTTCATCGCGGTCGGCACGCCGCCCGGCGAGGACGGCTCGGCCGACCTCTCCTACGTGCTCGCGGCCGCCGAGGAGATCGGGCGCGCCCTCACCGGCTACGCCGTGGTGGTGAACAAGAGCACCGTGCCGGTCGGCTCGGCGGACCGGGTCACCGCGGTGATCGCCTCGGTCACCTCGGAGCCCTTCGACGTGGCCTCCAACCCGGAGTTCCTCAAGGAGGGGGCGGCGGTCGAGGACTTCATGAAGCCCGACCGCGTGGTGGTGGGCACTCCCTCCGAGCGGGCGCGCGCGGTGATGGGCGAGCTCTACGGGCCGTTCGTCCGGGTGGAGCAGCCGATCCTCTTCATGGACACCCGCTCCGCCGAGCTCACCAAGTACGCCGCCAACGCCATGCTGGCGACCCGCATCAGCTTCATGAACGACGTGGCCGCGCTCTGCGAGCGGATGGGCGCCGACGTGGACGCGGTCCGGCGCGGCATGGGCTCGGACAAGCGCATCGGCTTCCCCTTCCTCTTCCCGGGCGTCGGCTACGGCGGCTCCTGCTTCCCCAAGGACGTGCGCGCGCTCCTCAGCATGGGGCGGGCGGCGGGGCTCGACTTCGACCTGCTCCGGGCGGTGGAGCGGGTGAACGAGAAGCAGAAGCAGGTGCTGCTCCAGAAGGCGCAGCGCCACTTCGGCTCGCTCGCCGGCAAGCGGTTCGCGGTCTGGGGGCTCGCGTTCAAGCCCCGCACCGACGACATGCGCGAGGCGCCGAGCATCAGCCTCATCGAGGGGCTCACCGGCGCCGGCGCCACCGTGGCCGCCCACGACCCGGTCGCCTCCGAGACGGCGCGCCAGGTGCTCGGGCCCCACGTCGAGATCACGCCCGACGCCTGGGCCGCGGCGAAGGGGGCCGACGCGCTCTTCCTCGTCACCGAGTGGAGCGAGTTCCGCATGCCGGACCTCGACCGGCTCAAGGCCACCCTCCGGCAGCCGGTGCTCTTCGACGGCCGCAACATCTGGGACGCCGGCCGGATGCGGGCGGCCGGGTTCACCTACTACGGGATCGGGCGGGGGAAGTCGTAG
- a CDS encoding decaprenyl-phosphate phosphoribosyltransferase translates to MTRPAALLAALRPRQWTKNLALLAPLLFAQRAGDPAAASRALLGFLAFCLAASAVYLGNDLADREADRLHPEKRLRPLASGAISARAAAVTGVALALLALALGFFLPARFLACVAGYFALQLAYNAGLKRLVIVDVFAIAAGFVLRVVAGAEAIDVPISNWLYLCTLLLALFLALAKRRAELSLLSADAARHRAILAEYSVPLVDQLVGVTSASAILAYALYTTAADTVQKFGTDRLKFTVPLVIFGLFRYLYLVARRGEGGHPERVLLHDRPTQVNLVLYVATVAWALYSR, encoded by the coding sequence GTGACCCGGCCCGCCGCCCTCCTCGCCGCGCTCCGGCCGCGGCAGTGGACGAAGAACCTGGCCCTCCTCGCGCCGCTGCTCTTCGCGCAGCGGGCGGGGGATCCGGCGGCGGCCTCGCGGGCGCTCCTCGGGTTCCTCGCCTTCTGTCTCGCGGCGAGCGCGGTCTACCTCGGCAACGACCTCGCCGACCGCGAGGCCGACCGGCTCCACCCGGAGAAGCGGCTGCGGCCGCTCGCCTCGGGGGCGATCTCCGCGCGCGCCGCGGCCGTCACCGGGGTCGCGCTCGCGCTGCTCGCGCTCGCGCTGGGCTTCTTCCTGCCGGCCCGCTTCCTCGCCTGCGTGGCCGGCTACTTCGCGCTGCAGCTCGCCTACAACGCCGGGCTGAAGCGGCTCGTGATCGTGGACGTCTTCGCCATCGCGGCCGGCTTCGTCCTGCGGGTGGTCGCCGGGGCCGAGGCGATCGACGTGCCGATCTCCAACTGGCTCTACCTCTGCACGCTCCTGCTCGCGCTCTTCCTCGCCCTCGCGAAGCGGCGCGCCGAGCTCTCCCTCCTCTCCGCCGACGCCGCCCGGCACCGGGCCATCCTCGCCGAGTACAGCGTGCCGCTCGTGGACCAGCTCGTCGGCGTCACCTCGGCCTCGGCCATCCTCGCCTACGCGCTCTACACCACCGCCGCCGACACCGTGCAGAAGTTCGGGACCGACCGGCTCAAGTTCACCGTGCCCCTCGTCATCTTCGGTCTCTTCCGGTACCTGTATCTCGTGGCGCGGCGCGGCGAGGGGGGTCACCCGGAGCGGGTGCTCCTGCACGACCGCCCCACGCAGGTGAACCTGGTGCTCTACGTGGCGACGGTGGCCTGGGCGCTTTACAGCCGGTGA
- a CDS encoding FAD-binding oxidoreductase, translated as MAQAEVRDLHWRAEDPFAGVNQRALAYGLGRSYGDSCLNDGGLLLSTRGLDRFVAFDPATGVLRCEAGVSLAEIIDLTLPQGWFPRVVPGTKHVTVGGAIANDIHGKNHHRAGTFGAHVRALELCRSDGSRRVCSREDSPELFAATVGGLGLTGVVTWAELQLRKVAGPYIAAETVEVPDLDHFFQVSAESDARFEYTVAWVDVLARGRHIGRGLFYRGNHAETPARPGEAGRGRLSVPFDLPSATLNRLTVSAFNFAYYRKNRRQRGEREQHLDGFFFPLDGVGRWNRIYGKRGLLQFQCAVPTAAAPEVIRELLGRIAAAGQGSFLAVLKTFGEVPSPGLLSFPRKGVTLALDFANRGPKTLELVRQLYAVARQGGGAFYPAKDAVMSPEDFAASYPRLAEFERHLDPACSSGFWRRVREGHPYQPSLPLGPPAAGGKGVTP; from the coding sequence GTGGCGCAGGCGGAGGTGCGCGACCTGCACTGGCGCGCCGAGGATCCCTTCGCCGGCGTGAACCAGCGGGCGCTCGCCTACGGGCTCGGCCGCAGCTACGGCGACAGCTGCCTCAACGACGGCGGCCTGCTCCTCTCCACCCGCGGCCTCGACCGCTTCGTCGCCTTCGACCCCGCCACCGGCGTGCTCCGCTGCGAGGCCGGCGTGTCGCTCGCCGAGATCATCGACCTCACCCTGCCGCAGGGCTGGTTCCCGCGGGTGGTGCCGGGCACGAAGCACGTGACCGTCGGCGGGGCCATCGCCAACGACATCCACGGCAAGAACCACCACCGCGCCGGCACCTTCGGCGCCCACGTGCGCGCCCTCGAGCTCTGCCGCTCCGACGGGAGCCGCCGGGTCTGCTCGCGCGAGGACAGCCCGGAGCTCTTCGCCGCCACCGTGGGCGGGCTCGGGCTCACCGGCGTCGTCACCTGGGCCGAGCTGCAGCTCCGCAAGGTGGCCGGCCCGTACATCGCCGCCGAGACGGTGGAGGTGCCCGACCTCGACCACTTCTTCCAGGTCTCGGCCGAGTCGGACGCCCGCTTCGAGTACACGGTCGCCTGGGTGGACGTGCTGGCGCGCGGCCGCCACATCGGGCGCGGCCTGTTCTACCGCGGCAACCACGCCGAGACGCCGGCGCGCCCCGGGGAGGCGGGCCGCGGCCGGCTCTCGGTCCCCTTCGACCTCCCCTCCGCCACGCTCAACCGCCTCACCGTCTCGGCCTTCAACTTCGCCTACTACCGGAAGAACCGGCGCCAGCGGGGCGAGCGCGAGCAGCACCTCGACGGGTTCTTCTTCCCGCTCGACGGCGTGGGGCGCTGGAACCGGATCTACGGCAAGCGCGGGCTGCTGCAGTTCCAGTGCGCGGTGCCGACCGCCGCGGCGCCGGAGGTGATCCGCGAGCTCCTGGGGCGCATCGCCGCCGCCGGGCAGGGCTCGTTCCTGGCGGTGTTGAAGACCTTCGGCGAGGTGCCGTCGCCGGGGCTCCTCTCCTTCCCGCGCAAGGGCGTGACGCTCGCGCTCGACTTCGCGAACCGCGGGCCGAAGACGCTCGAGCTCGTGCGCCAGCTCTACGCGGTGGCGCGGCAGGGCGGCGGCGCGTTCTACCCGGCCAAGGACGCGGTCATGTCGCCCGAGGACTTCGCCGCCTCGTACCCGCGGCTCGCCGAGTTCGAGCGCCACCTCGACCCCGCCTGCTCCTCGGGCTTCTGGCGGCGGGTGCGGGAGGGGCACCCCTACCAGCCGTCCCTGCCGCTCGGGCCGCCGGCAGCCGGCGGGAAGGGGGTGACGCCGTGA
- a CDS encoding SDR family oxidoreductase, protein MRRVLVLGATSAIAEATARVHAERGDALFLVARSPARLAAVADDLALRGAPKVEGFVADLNDLSHHRELLDAAEAALGGPPEVVLLAYGALGSPVVLDRDPYAAVEVLNTNLVSPVALLTLVAERLARAGRGTIVGISSVAGDRGRSGNAVYGASKAGLTAFLSGLRARLWRAGVHVLTVKPGFVDTPMTAHLAKGPLFAPPGAVAQGIVRAVDRKADEVYLPWFWRLVMFAVRHIPERIFKQLRF, encoded by the coding sequence GTGAGGCGCGTCCTCGTCCTCGGCGCCACCTCGGCCATCGCCGAGGCCACCGCGCGGGTCCACGCCGAGCGGGGCGACGCGCTCTTCCTCGTGGCGCGCAGCCCGGCCCGGCTCGCCGCCGTGGCCGACGACCTCGCGCTGCGCGGCGCGCCCAAGGTGGAGGGCTTCGTCGCCGACCTCAACGACCTCTCGCACCACCGCGAGCTGCTCGACGCCGCCGAGGCGGCGCTGGGCGGTCCGCCGGAGGTGGTGCTCCTCGCCTACGGCGCGCTCGGCAGCCCGGTGGTGCTCGACCGCGATCCCTACGCCGCGGTCGAGGTCCTCAACACCAACCTGGTCTCGCCCGTCGCCCTGCTCACGCTGGTCGCCGAGCGGCTCGCGCGCGCCGGGCGCGGCACCATCGTCGGCATCTCCAGCGTGGCCGGGGACCGGGGGCGGAGCGGCAACGCCGTCTACGGGGCCTCCAAGGCCGGCCTCACCGCCTTCCTCTCCGGCCTGCGGGCCCGGCTCTGGCGCGCCGGGGTCCACGTGCTCACGGTGAAGCCGGGGTTCGTGGACACGCCCATGACGGCGCACCTCGCGAAGGGGCCGCTCTTCGCGCCGCCGGGCGCGGTGGCGCAGGGGATCGTGCGCGCCGTGGACCGCAAGGCGGACGAGGTCTACCTG